One window from the genome of Streptococcus halotolerans encodes:
- a CDS encoding SAM hydrolase/SAM-dependent halogenase family protein gives MPNKLLVLQSDFGLVDGAVSAMIGVILQEDPGLGVHHLTHDITPYNIFEASYRLFQTIEYWPEGTTFVSVVDPGVGSSRKSVVALTEQNQYIVTPDNGTLSHIKRHIGIKAVREISEVANRRQNTEHSYTFHGRDVYAYTGAKLASGHISFEEVGPELSVDKILEVAEVETQLSEEHISGAINILDVRFGSLWTSISREEFQYLSPVFGDRFEVTISHHDLLIYQNQVTYGKSFADVGLGQPILYINSLYRLGLAINQGSFAKAYNVGVGSSWRISIKKIK, from the coding sequence ATGCCTAATAAACTCTTGGTTTTGCAGTCAGATTTTGGTTTGGTCGATGGAGCTGTTTCGGCTATGATTGGGGTTATTTTGCAAGAAGACCCTGGCCTTGGTGTTCACCATTTAACGCATGATATCACACCGTACAATATTTTTGAGGCTAGCTATCGTCTCTTTCAGACCATTGAATACTGGCCTGAAGGGACAACGTTTGTCTCTGTTGTCGATCCAGGTGTTGGGTCATCGCGTAAGAGTGTCGTTGCTTTGACAGAACAAAATCAATACATTGTTACGCCTGATAATGGCACCTTATCGCATATTAAGCGCCATATCGGTATCAAGGCAGTTCGGGAAATTTCTGAAGTGGCTAATCGTCGACAAAATACGGAGCATTCTTATACCTTCCATGGTCGGGATGTCTACGCCTATACCGGCGCAAAGCTAGCTTCGGGGCATATTTCCTTTGAGGAAGTTGGACCAGAACTCTCTGTTGATAAGATTCTGGAAGTGGCAGAAGTAGAAACGCAGCTGTCAGAAGAGCACATTTCAGGAGCCATTAATATCTTAGATGTTCGCTTTGGTTCCTTGTGGACTTCGATTAGTCGTGAGGAATTTCAGTATTTGTCACCAGTTTTCGGTGACCGTTTCGAGGTGACCATTTCTCATCATGACCTCTTGATTTATCAAAATCAAGTTACTTACGGCAAGTCTTTCGCTGATGTGGGTCTAGGACAGCCTATTTTATATATTAACTCACTCTATCGTCTTGGCCTAGCTATCAATCAAGGGTCTTTTGCTAAAGCCTACAATGTTGGTGTTGGCTCAAGCTGGCGCATTAGTATCAAAAAGATTAAATAA